The DNA window AGGATAAGTTCTGGCAATATACGCAATCTATTTTTTAGATTCCTATACCCCACTCTTGTGCGTATATTGCCTCATTGAAATATAAACCAAAGCCTTATAAATTATAGTATTACCTAAATTAAAATAAATATTTTAAAACCCGTTGAGATTATCATGGCTAAAAAAAAGGACTCATTCTACCGGCTTGCAAAAGATGAAGGATATAGGTCAAGAGCAGCATACAAGCTTTTACAGATTAATAATAGATTCAATGTGATTGAGAAAAACGATACCATTGTAGACCTCGGTGCAGCACCGGGCGGATGGCTTCAGGTTGCAAGAAAAATTTCAAATAATAAAGTTGTAGGTATCGATTTACAAAGAATTAAATCAATAGAAGGAGTAGAAACAGTTAAAGGCGATATGACTTCTGACAGAACAGTTAGAAAAATATTAAAAACTATTGAGGACGAAGGTGTAGATGTTGTAATATCTGATGCCGCACCAAACCTTTCCGGAAACTGGAACCTTGATCATGCCCGTTCAATAGACCTTGTAGAATCAGCACTTGAGTTTGCTAAACAGGTTCTAAAACCCAGTGGAAATTTTGTTGTAAAAGTCTTTCAGGGAGATATGTTTAACGACTTTCTTGAAAAAGTAAAAAATAATTTTGCATATGTCAAGGCTCATGAACCCAAAGCCTCAAGGTCTCAGAGCGCTGAAATCTATGTAATAGGTATGGATTTCCTAAATACACCTGTTAAAAAGAATGAGGAATATGACGTGGAAATTACCAGTATTGGTTCAGGTGGAGATGGAGCCGTTACAATCAACGGTTTTGTAATATTTGTTAAAGACGTTGACATTGGTGACAGGGTTAAAATAAAAATAGAGGATGTAAAACCCAGTTTTGCATTTGCAAATGTTGTTGAGTATCTTTAACCTAATATTGATATAATATAATCCTAAAATAACAGTAAGGGGGTTAATTCATGCCAAAGATTATTAAAGAAAGTCAACTACCCCTCCCTAACTGAAGCAAATGCTTCAGTTGA is part of the Methanohalobium evestigatum Z-7303 genome and encodes:
- a CDS encoding 23S rRNA (uridine(2552)-2'-O)-methyltransferase, which produces MAKKKDSFYRLAKDEGYRSRAAYKLLQINNRFNVIEKNDTIVDLGAAPGGWLQVARKISNNKVVGIDLQRIKSIEGVETVKGDMTSDRTVRKILKTIEDEGVDVVISDAAPNLSGNWNLDHARSIDLVESALEFAKQVLKPSGNFVVKVFQGDMFNDFLEKVKNNFAYVKAHEPKASRSQSAEIYVIGMDFLNTPVKKNEEYDVEITSIGSGGDGAVTINGFVIFVKDVDIGDRVKIKIEDVKPSFAFANVVEYL